The DNA segment CAGCGCTCCACAAAAATCTCCTGGTAATTCAGTAATTTCCGTGGCAGCCACGGATTTTTAAATATCTTCACAAACCCCGTAGCCCCTTCCATGCCAATTATTCCCAATTCCTTCTTAAGATGCTTTTCCTAAATCCTTTTGTTTGAACCCTTTCTGGGACGAGTACTATCAGTATTTTTACTCAGCATACTAGTTTGgaattttgtattctttttttaagcaaaagtAGCCATATTCACAAATATGTACACCTAAGAACCCAAATCGATAATAAAATCCACAATATCCCCTTGGTAATTACAGGACCCCCCCTTTGGGACGGGAAGGCTTTGTCGGTAATCGGGGGTCCCGGTGAATGTGATTTATCTCCCCATCGCACACACATTATTGGCAGACAGCGAGAGGAAAAGCTGGAGTCTGAGATAGCGGGAACATTTCCCAGCCGGGGAGAAACGAGGCGATGCGTACAGGGAGGAGGCAGCCAAGAACGGGTCGCCGCGGTTCACTGTTACTCAACACTGAATTGAGTAACTAATAAGTAAATGATAAACTTACGCCTGCGAGTCATATGATTTGCAGttagaggctttttttttataatggggggatgccccaaaataaaaaaaaaaaaggggccaCATGATCCGGCCTTGACTAGGTTTTGGCTAATTGGGAGTTAAGAGGTTAAGCGTGGGTTAAATGGTGGGGGTGACAGGACGTTTGAGgtaattttgttaaaatctgCGCAGATCTAAGATGCTTTTTAAGCTGAGCTTCCTGCCAATGTTTGGGAACCCCTGACGGTTATTCATTTTGGTTTGTGCGTtactagaaatgtaaaaatggcGCAAGTTTTTGGGTCTGAACGAGTTGAATACAAAAATCCATGTTTTCCGATTGTAAATGTTACGGTTATCAaccactgagagggtggtgtataaatggaacagcgtcccagcagaggtggtagagggtaatacagtgaggggattaaacatgcatgggatagacatacggctcctgaatctaagacgagaccaacgactgatccTGTGCTGGTATTTCTCGATCATTTACTTTGCCctgctgtacagcgctacggaatatgctggcgctccataaataaaatgcaaaatcatATAAACGGGGTTAATTATCCTGTGGTATAGGGTGGTATGTAAATGAAAGGGGCGGTTCTTATACACCCAGCAGTATGCCTGTGAGGGGTATGAGCAGGTGGGGCGGGGGGCACAGGggtcaatattaaaatatttagaataatGCGTTATTAACTGGCCCAAAAGAGCTTGTAAGAGCATATAACGGtctgtaaaaatgttaaaaaacaaaagaaacctTTTTTTGCGTTCTCctaaaacacattatattacagatttttaattaattttatttagattttattttctccGATTACCCACGTGTTCAGAAATTACAGATACTCTGTGATTGGACGGGCTGGAAAGCGGCCCTTCACCTGTCGCAAGCATTTTTTTagcactgtccctttaaacgtgCGGTCGGCAGGTGGGTTACTTCATGGATGGGCTTCAGTTATTCTGAGGTCACGCTGTATCGGTGACATCATTAATACGGGACGAAGGAAAGTTGATAAGGCATCGGGAAGTTCGCAATCCCTTTCATTCTTGGTTCGATGTCCGATTCAGTGAAACGCGTTTGGGAGGACAACTTAAAGTTCTGCAGGATGGTGgtgaggaagaggaagagctccATCCGTGCCAGACCCTCACCGAGGCAGATCCGCTTCCCTGGAGAGGGGGTTTTACAAgcataatattcatatatatatcatttaatgATCGTTACTCactgttaatttgtttattgtttaaaaaagggTGAGAGGCTTAGATGAATGGTAGGAAGTGGGTAGTCAAagagtggaacagtctcccagcagaagtggtagaggctaataaagtgaggcatatggctcctgaatctaagccgAGTTCAACGACAGCAGGggaaacaggcgactagacgggggccggatgggggccgatctgctggcaggttctatGTCTATGTGGttaatgtgtataaatattgAATAAAGAACGAATTGGGTATTTTGTGTAtatcagaaacattttttttttactttatttgtaaaaaaaaaatacaatcggCAGGTGCATTATGATTGGCATGAAATGTTTGgcaaagcttttttttggtgatttaAGAGCATTTTGTAGATTTGTAATCAGATTAATTTAGTTATTCAATTAACCCATTATAACATAACGTcgtgttttgtgtattaattgTCTTCctccagtttttattttatttgtttgaatTCGTTTCCATCCAattgacatgaaaaaaaaaaaaaaagttttacaaaatCATCTTGTTTTCTTTAGCTGACGCTTTCGTCTCTATTCCAAAAGTTGAGCGACCAGACATGGCTTCCAGTCGCCTGCCCTTAAACTCTGACACTcgtaaacaaaaaaagttttaggcGAGGGCGTGCGAGGTCAATGTGAACTTGTATGTTCTTGTATGTtggttaaaaacatttaaatctaCCGGGGTTACGGAAATAGGTAAACATGAAGTCGGCCATTGAGTTAACCCTTTTTCAGCCATTACCTGTAGAGAAGGGCATGAAGGCCTCACTCTTCTTAAAACGTCCGTCTTCGTCCAAGAAGTGATTTGGGTTGAACTTGTTGGGAGTCGCAAACTGCGTAGGGTCTCGGAGAACGGAGCAGAGTAACGGATAGACATCGGTGCCCTAAAAACATCAGAGGGGAGCAAACGTTTACCCGAGGGCGTTAATATTGTGATATTCGTAGACGTATAGAATAGTAATTCCTATACACCCCAAAGATACTGAATCCCATGCTGCTTTTATGAAAGGGGGAACAATTCCGGACCTCCCTTTCGATGGTGTTCTGGAGAAGTGGATGGAGATCTCCTACCCAGAGAGCCCACACAATCttaattcaaataaaatgttatttttaggtTCCCTACCTTGGGAATTTTATAACCTCTGAAAGTTGTGTCGTTGGTGGCTGAATGAGGAAGATTCATTGGGACGATGTCGCTGAATCTCTGGATCTCGTGGATCACCGCGTCGGTGTACGGCATTTTGCTCCGGTCCTCGATGTTGGGGCTGCGGTTCTGGCCAATCACGCGATCGATTTCTTCATGAAGCTTCTCTGGTACAGAATGAGAGAACTCGCAATAATTAATGGAACCCGAATCACAATTTCTCACCGATATCTCTCGCCCCGGGTCATACGGAAGATGTACCTTCGATTTCAGGGTACCTCAGAAGGATGAGAAAGCCGTGCCTCAGAGTTGTGCTGACAGTTTCGGTTCCGGCGAAGAACAAGTTGATCACCGTCATTAACAAGTTTTTCATGTTGAAATCTGAAGTGGGATTCTGTTTCTCCTAAAAACAGAAACTGGGTTTAGGGAGTCCAATCATACCACTGTGCAGAAGGACCAAACCGTTCCTACTCCTTATACATGCCCTATgtcataacacataacacaaccTGATGAAGACCCACCATGTCCACCAAACTAAAACAACTCACAAAAAAACTGCCCATTCCTCTAAACCCTAATTCTCCAAagacacatgcttacacaataTATTAAAGTTTCAAAAACATCATGGAAAACACCAAGCACCATTTTTGGAGGACATCTTAGGACAAGTTGGCCTACCCATATCCAAATATGtgttactactttttttttggtaatctgcagttttttatagaaaaaaagaccCCATCCCATTCCCCCAACGAAGACATTTTTGAGATACCTGCTGCATTTTTATCAGGAAGCAGTCGATAAAGTCCCTTGGAGAGTCTGGATCGAGGGTCTTCTGATTTCTCTCCACTCTTTGTGTCACAAACTCCAGGAGATTATTCAGGTGTTTGTTTATCCTTTGGTGAGGACCCGGGATGTAGTTCATGACCGTCGGAAGCATCTCCAGAAGCTGGAAGCCAAGCagcacatttcattttattttttttccgcaTCCCACCAAGTTCCTCAGAACCCCAACAGAAGAGCTGTAGGATTATGCACCGACCTGTCCCCATGCGCTGCTCATATCCTTGAAGGTCGCAGCAAACAGGCTCAACAGAACCTGGAGATCTTTATTGTTGTATTCAAAACGACTCCCAAAAACAATGGAAGAAATAACATTGGAGACAGCCTGGACCAGGACGGTGGTTGGGTCCAGCGATTTTCCTGTTAGCGAGGAAGAAAAGTGGAAATATTCCTTCCgccagcattatctgatcagTTTTCCTTCCCTTCTGCCtctcttacaaaggctgcctgaaccaatcaacatcCATCAGCAACTTAGCAATGGGGGAGAGATAATGTGATGGGGAGAGAATTCATattctgagaacaggaagtaagatggctgctcccatggcaTAGACATACGGAGGGTTTCTaatctacatttattttgtttattttaatcttcAAAATGCGAAATATTGGGAAGGCGCCGAACCCGCTTTCAGACACTCTGAAAAAACACATTGTTATTGCTAACGTTTCTCGCGGTTACTATGGTTACTATTGCGGAAGATGTTAACCTACCTTTGTATGACCTGAGTTCAGCCACCAAGAACTGGGCTTCTTCCCGGATCCTCTCCTCAATGCTCTTTTTGCCCATCCCAAAATTTCTCAGGGTCATTAGCGAAAAACGCCTCAGCTGCTTCCACCTTTCCCCGTTACTAAAAGCCACCCCTGGAACACAAAATCATAAACGTGTGGAGCCGGTCCGAAGTCCGATAAACAGAGACGGCATCAGAACCTGGAGGTTTATTCGTAGCCCTGGTCCTCCTACAATCTATCTTAACGCCATGAAGATATGAAAAGGTTATATCaaggttatatttattttaataaatatccaACATGGCCGCCTTTGCcgcatttcagttttttttttgtatgttttatctagaaattcatattttgcttataaaaaaaaagttccctaAGGAAAGGCGCGGAGACAAACAGCTCGTTGCCGGGCCTTTTGCTGGTTATGCcaaattatttactattaaaaaattgTGATTAAGAGAAATGGAAGATCTGACTACAGATCCGTTGTAAAAGGGCCAGCTGTGAAGAGATTGCGTTAAAAGatcaaatcatttatttatggaaaattcagtaaaaaaaatcaccaaatcCTTGGACGAATCCATCAGTAGTGGGTTGCCGTCCCCGACTCCCGAAGTCATCTGCTTGGTCGATAAGAGCTTCCTTCACCGCTTGGTATCCGCAGAGGACAACAACGGGATTCGGACCAAAGTAGACGGTGTAGACCGGGCCATATTTATCCCCGAACTAAAAAGAAATTCGGTGTTACTGGAGAATAAAGTCCAGGGGTAGATCTTGAAAAAGAAGGAGCCCCAGGGCAATAAATTCACAAGGGGGGGGTCAATCCATTGGGTGGGATTAAATAGTTGCCTTTGCTGTTCATATCACCCTTTCAGATAGAATTAATCCTTAAAACCTCATCCgaatctttataaataatataattatccGTCCGTTAACCCCGTAGTTATCGAaatatattgtacagcgctgtgaaatatgaaggcgctatataaaacgataaataataattattattctctTCTCATGAGATTTTCCCTtaattttgttctgtttttttgatctgatttttttttcccgattttatttcattatttgttaAAATTCCCCCAAATCGCTTGATTTTCCTTGGAAATTTCTGGAATTCGGGTATGGGGACAGTTATTTAATTGATCAAAACACATGGTTAggttatattttttagaaaacagAGAAACCTGGAATCCTCTAAACAAGACTTATTTTTGCATTCCGTCTTAAACTTTTAGACGGTCCCGCCGCGGACGACCTGGCAAGGGTTTCAGCTGAAGAACATCTGTACGTTTCTCTGTATCCCAGCCGAGGAACCCTATGAACTCCTCAACAGATTTTACTGCGCATGGACAGCGAGCCTGAGCCTCCGCAACTCTGGGTGAAGCCCCAAATCCGGTCCAtcttggactttatatatatataatatatagagatatatatatacggtagaTACAACagatgaacagtttattgtatatatcatCATATACTTTTCACAAATTACTGTAcgattatatatacattaaactgTTCATTTAAGGCATCTGCCCCTTTAAGAAATTATTGCGccctatataatatctatatatatctctatatatattatatatatatatatatataccggtaatatctatataatatctatatatatctctctatatataatatatatatatataccggtaatatctatataatatctatgtatatctctatatattatatatataatataatatatatataccggtaatatcTATATACTATCTatgtatatctctatatattatatatatataatatctatataatatctatataatatctcAGAACACTATGGCTGGTGTAATTGGTCAATGACTCCATTTTTCTAGCGTTTTAAGACCAACCTGTAGTAAGGACTTCACCATCTCCCCCCTCTTCATGTGAAGGACGTTTCCGAGCAGGGGCAGAGGGGTAGGACCAGGGGGCAGTTTGCGCTTTCGATACAATGTATCCCATGTTCTGTAGATGAAGAGACCGAGCAGAGCCAGAAGCAGCGTCGCCGGCCACgagatatccatgtttaatggagGGTTTCAAAGTGTTATCTCTTATATGCACTAACCCCGGCCATTGGCCACGGGCCAGGTATTGACTTACTATTACAAAAGACGGCCAGGCATTGGGTTACCCGGAACAAACAACCAAGAACCAAGAAGCGGataaaaaactttttgttttcattttttaaacaaaaagctaTAATAAGGACAATTACCGAGAAATGTTAGAATTCCTGAAAAAACCTAACATACCAGTAATATgcggtaataacccccccccccccggcagcaTCCAAACCGCAAGAATTACTGTCACCTGAGAAAGGCTATGGAGGgccggacttcattagcatcgccagaaagcatcagctcagtgtggtgtttgagccgggaaagtcacccaaaatatcacatgactgacagcaacggcaacaggtctgcagataaaggggggggttattggggaaaaatgagataaaaccaaacattactgtatacagtgctgggggttatattactgtatacagcgctgggggttatattactgtatacagtgctggggggttatattaccgtatacagtgctgggggttatattactgtatacagcgctggggggttatattactgtatacagtgctggggggttatattactgtgtacagtgctggggggttatagtGTATACAGggttgggggttattattactgtgtacagtgctggggggttatactgtatacagggttgggtgttattactgtatagagtgctgggggttattactgtatacagggttaggggttattagtgtatagagtgctggggggttattactgtatacagcgctgggggttatattactgtatacagcgctgggggtaatattactgtatacagcgctgggggttatattactgtgtaaagtgctgggggttattactgtatacagggttgggggttattagtgtatagagtgctggggggttattactgtatacagggttaggggttattagtgtatagagtgctggggggttattactgtatacagggttaggggttattagtgtatagagtgctggggggttattactgtatacagggttaGGGGTTATTagtgtgtacagcgctgggggttatattactgtatacagcgctggggggttatattactgtatacagcgttgggggttatcactgtatacagggttaggggttattactgtatacagcgctgggggttatattactgtatacagcgctggggggttatattattgtatacagcgctggggggttatattactgtatacagcgttgggggttatcactgtatacagggttaggggttattactgtatacagcgctgggggttatattactgtatacagcgctggggggttatattactgtatacagcgctggggggttatattactgtatacagcgcggggggttatattactgtatacagcgctggggggttatattactgtatactgtgtggggggttatattactgtatacagtgctgggggttatattactgtatacagcgctgggggggttatattactgtatacagcgctggggggttatattactgtatacagcgctgggggttatattactgtatacagctttggggggttatattactgtatacagtgctgggggttatattactgtatacagcgctggggttatattactgtatacagcgctggggggttatattactgtatacagcgttgggggttatcactgtatacagggttaggggttattactgtatacagcgctgggggttatattactgtatacagcgctggggggttatattattgtatacagcgctggggggttatattactgtatacagcgttgggggttatcactgtatacagggttaggggttattactgtatacagcgctggggggttatattactgtatacagcgctggggggttatattactgtatacagcgctgggggttatattactgtatacagctttggggggttatattactgtatacagtgctgggggttatattactgtatacagcgctggggttatattactgtatacagcgctggggggttatattactgtatacagcgttgggggttatcactgtatacagggttaggggttattactgtatacagcgctgggggttatattactgtatacagcgctggggggttatattattgtatacagcgctggggggttatattactgtatacagcgttgggggttatcactgtatacagggttaggggttattactgtatacagcgctgggggttatattactgtatacagcgctggggggttatattactgtatacagcgctggggggttatattactgtatacagcgcggggggttatattactgtatacagcgctggggggttatattactgtatactgtgtggggggttatattactgtatacagtgctgggggttatattactgtatacagcgctgggggggttatattactgtatacagcgctggggggttatattactgtatacagcgctgggggttatattactgtatacagctttggggggttatattactgtatacagtgctgggggttatattactgtatacagcgctggggttatattactgtatacagcgctggggggttatattactgtatacagcgctgggggttatattactgtatacagcgctgggggttatattactgtatacagcgctggggggttatattactgtatacagcgctgggggttatattactgtatacagcgctgggggttatattactgtatacagcgctgggggttatattactgtatacagcgctgggggttatattactgtatacagcgctggggggttatattactgtatacagcgctgggggggttatattactgtatacagcgctgggggttatattactgtatacagcgctggggggtatattactgtatacagcgctgggggttatattactgtatacagcgctgggggttatattactgtatacagggttaggggttattagtgtatacagggttaggggttattactgtatacagtgctgtggggTTTGCTCATAGGGTAGTAAAATAGTTTCTGTAAATCGTTCGTCCAGCAGAGGCAGGAAGGAGACAAAGAGACGGAGATTTTCAGAGCTTAGAATAGAAAACCCAGCTCATGacttaaaagaaataaaggagaAAGTAAGACGAGTTATTCACACGGGTGATCTGTGAAACGGGATTCTTTATTACATAATCAGCCATTATTATTGTGTGCGAGGGTGAGGCCTCTGTATTGTacattgtgggggggggggcagaccttgtattatacagtgtatgtttttcactctctcacactctcttaagCTGTCTCTCAATGCCTTCCTACATTCTCCCCCGACCGCTTCCCCGTCTCCTTTCTTGCAGCTCGGCTTCTTCGCTTGCCTCTCCTTGGTCTtccgtcttctttcttcgtccgcttgtCCCCGAGAGTTGGACaacgtgaatgagagtgtgagggaaTATGTGAGCGCATGAGCGAATGAATGAGAGTGAGCGACAAACCCATTTAATTTCCAAATTCAAAAAGCCCTTTGAATTTCGTCTgaactgaaagggcaggaaacaaaatcgGTTGCCAGAAAACGAACGGGCCAAAAACCAAAAGAAAGCTTTGTCTCGATAACGCAGAGCACACTCACCACGCGCAGCACACTCGGCCACACAGATCACGCT comes from the Spea bombifrons isolate aSpeBom1 chromosome 8, aSpeBom1.2.pri, whole genome shotgun sequence genome and includes:
- the LOC128503951 gene encoding cytochrome P450 2A13-like, with the translated sequence MDISWPATLLLALLGLFIYRTWDTLYRKRKLPPGPTPLPLLGNVLHMKRGEMVKSLLQFGDKYGPVYTVYFGPNPVVVLCGYQAVKEALIDQADDFGSRGRQPTTDGFVQGFGVAFSNGERWKQLRRFSLMTLRNFGMGKKSIEERIREEAQFLVAELRSYKGKSLDPTTVLVQAVSNVISSIVFGSRFEYNNKDLQVLLSLFAATFKDMSSAWGQLLEMLPTVMNYIPGPHQRINKHLNNLLEFVTQRVERNQKTLDPDSPRDFIDCFLIKMQQEKQNPTSDFNMKNLLMTVINLFFAGTETVSTTLRHGFLILLRYPEIEEKLHEEIDRVIGQNRSPNIEDRSKMPYTDAVIHEIQRFSDIVPMNLPHSATNDTTFRGYKIPKGTDVYPLLCSVLRDPTQFATPNKFNPNHFLDEDGRFKKSEAFMPFSTGKRICLGEGLARMELFLFLTTILQNFKLSSQTRFTESDIEPRMKGIANFPMPYQLSFVPY